A window of the Cynocephalus volans isolate mCynVol1 chromosome 10, mCynVol1.pri, whole genome shotgun sequence genome harbors these coding sequences:
- the LOC134388182 gene encoding LOW QUALITY PROTEIN: zinc finger protein 709-like (The sequence of the model RefSeq protein was modified relative to this genomic sequence to represent the inferred CDS: inserted 2 bases in 1 codon; substituted 1 base at 1 genomic stop codon), with protein MFXDSVAFEDVAVNFTREEWALLDLSQKKLYRDVMQETFRNLAYIGNKWKDCNIEDYKNQERNLRSHVVERLCENKEGSKYGKANTQISKFNLCKKTPTGAKPCECTMCGKVCTCHSSLKRHIRGQTGHKQYEHQECGKKAYKCRECGKVFSYHRYLRNHERVHTGQKLYKCKLCGKAFSYSQSCQIHERIHTGEKPFECKQCDKAFRCSSYLKIHERTHTGERPYECKQCGKTFRRPSDVRTHERTHTGERPYACKQCGKTFRRPIDVQTHERTHTGEKPYECKQCGKAFGYSSYLQIHERTHTGEKPYECKQCGKSFSYSNYLQVHKRIHIGEKPYECKECDKVFSASSYLKIHERTHTVKKPYECKKCDKAFRCSSSLKIHGRTHTGERPYECKQCGKTFRCSITVRTHERTHTGEKPYECKQCGKTFRRSCHVRTHERTHTGEKPYECKECDKAFSSSCYLHIHERTHTGEKPYECKQCGKSFSRSSYLQIHERTHTGEKPYECKKCDKSFSSSSYLQIHERTHTGEKPYECKECDKAFSSSRYLKVHERTHIVKKPYECKNCDKAFSCSSYLKIHERTXILERDPMNVKNVVKPSDLPVIF; from the exons ATGTTTTAGGATTCAGTGgcctttgaggatgtggctgtgaacTTCACCAGGGAGGAGTGGGCTCTGCTGGATCTTTCCCAGAAGAAACTCTATAGAGATGTGATGCAAGAAACCTTCAGGAACCTGGCCTATATAG ggaataaatggaaagactgCAACATCGAAGACTACAAAAACCAGGAGAGAAATCTAAG AAGTCATGTGGTGGAGAGACTCTGTGAAAATAAAGAAGGTAGTAAATATGGAAAAGCAaacacccagatttcaaagtttAATCTGTGTAAGAAAACTCCTACTGGAGCAAAACCATGTGAATGCACCATGTGTGGGAAAGTCTGCACGTGTCATTCATCCCTTAAGAGGCACATCAGAGGACAAACTGGACACAAACAATATGAACATCAGGAATGTGGAAAGAAGGCATATAAATGTAGGGAATGTGGAAAAGTATTTAGTTATCACCGCTACTTGAGAAATCATGAAAGGGTTCACACTGGACAGAAATTGTATAAATGTAAACTGTGTGGTAAAGCCTTCAGTTATTCTCAGTCTTGTCAAATAcatgagagaattcacactggagaaaaacccttTGAATGTAAACAGTGTGATAAAGCCTTCCGTTGTTCCAGTTATcttaaaatacatgaaagaactcatactggagagagaccctatgaatgtaaacaatgtggtaaAACCTTCAGACGTCCCAGTGACGTTCGAACgcatgaaagaactcacactggagagagaCCCTATGCTTGTAAACAATGTGGTAAAACCTTCAGACGTCCCATTGATGTTCAAAcacatgaaagaactcacactggagaaaaaccctatgaatgtaaacagTGTGGTAAAGCTTTTGGTTATTCTAGTTATCTTCAAATACACGAAAgaactcatactggagagaaaccatatgaatgtaaacaatgtggtaaATCCTTCAGTTATTCCAATTATCTTCAAGTACATAAAAGAATTCATattggagagaaaccctatgaatgtaaggaatgtgatAAAGTCTTCAGTGCTTCCAGTTATcttaaaatacatgaaagaactcaTACCGTtaagaaaccctatgaatgtaaaaaatgtgATAAAGCCTTCCGTTGTTCCAGTTCTCTTAAAATACATGGACGAACTCATACTGGAGAGAgaccctatgaatgtaaacaatgtggtaaAACCTTCAGATGTTCCATTACTGTTCGAAcacatgaaagaactcacactggagagaaaccttatgaatgtaaacaatgtggtaaAACCTTCAGACGTTCCTGTCATGTTCGAACACATGAAAgaactcatactggagagaaaccctatgaatgtaaggaatgtgatAAAGCCTTCAGTTCTTCCTGTTATCTTCATATACATGAAAgaactcatactggagagaaaccatatgaatgtaaacaatgtggtaaGTCCTTCAGTCGTTCCAGTTATcttcaaatacatgaaagaactcatactggagagaaaccctatgaatgtaagaaATGTGATAAATCCTTCAGTTCTTCCAGCTATCTTCAAATACACGAAAgaactcatactggagagaaaccctatgaatgtaaggaatgtgatAAAGCCTTCAGTTCTTCCCGTTATCTTAAAGTACATGAAAGAACTCATATTGTtaagaaaccctatgaatgtaaaaaCTGTGATAAAGCCTTCAGTTGTTCAAGTTATcttaaaatacatgaaagaac catactggagagagaccctatgaatgtaaaaaatgtgGTAAAGCCTTCAGATCTTCCAGTAATCTTCTAA